A single genomic interval of Helicoverpa armigera isolate CAAS_96S chromosome 22, ASM3070526v1, whole genome shotgun sequence harbors:
- the LOC110378700 gene encoding O-acyltransferase like protein, translating to MFTWLLLTVLAVAAAGLQLNDEEYFSLPRLYSLDDWEACAARRGIYCLGAFELRPRNNPQLLHVARHFSEGPYQYNHTLIHRGLCLSTSCKHVPRTTPRETFSRCVNNLTIAQYGLSTNLTTLNYCSRPGSEGKPVDTWDMAFLYITGLILLMNVVGTAYHVFRVKDKEGETEKPNKQLMAWSVVASWQRLTADYGDNDPRLSALQPVHGVKALTLILVILAHSVVAYHGAYLYNPQYFEKVGPQAPAAFMQNGTSIVQTFMLISSFLLAYNLLLQSDNPKKQLSITMLPRCLMHRIARISPLYLFVLGAATSWWAQGGAGPLWPPLMLAEVARCRHKWWTQALFLDNFLQTHDKCLIHTWFLTVDMQLYVVSAILTLVLGRWPRAALRILLALTLCVVVANFAIIYNWQLKPMVLLMTPENMRTLFVGSRSFIWLYTAPWDSAPAALLGVALAFLLRSQHSDGYRPQDNLCIRILYRVSVPGLFAWVLAGHSMKAVAHPLAVSAFAAIDRPVFSCLVACALYGFFNKIDRLWWKFLSWRGWAVLSRMSLSIYLIHWLFTLTLLAQRTNTTRASAFDIGGHWLTTVFLSYCAALPLHLLIEVPAMKFLQSISP from the exons ATGTTCACATGGCTCTTGTTGACAGTGCTGGCGGTGGCCGCCGCCGGCCTACAACTCAATG ACGAGGAGTACTTCTCTCTGCCGCGGCTGTACTCGCTGGACGACTGGGAGGcgtgcgcggcgcggcgcggcatCTACTGCCTCGGCGCCTTCGAGCTGCGCCCGCGCAATAACCCGCAACTCTTGCATGTCGCACGG CACTTCTCCGAAGGCCCATACCAATACAACCACACGCTGATCCACCGAGGACTGTGCCTCTCCACGTCCTGCAAGCACGTGCCGAGAACAACTCCTCGAGAGACCTTCAGCCGCTGCGTGAACAACTTGACGATCGCCCAGTATGGCCTGAGCACCAACCTGACGACCCTCAACTACTGCAGCAGACCAGGCAGCGAAGGGAAACCGGTGGATACCTGGGACATGGCTTTCTTGTACATCACGGGTCTGATCCTGCTGATGAACGTGGTGGGGACAGCTTATCATGTCTTCAGAGTCAAAGACAAGGAGGGAGAGACAGAGAAAC CTAACAAGCAGTTGATGGCTTGGTCCGTCGTGGCGAGCTGGCAGCGCCTGACGGCAGATTATGGAGACAACGACCCGAGGCTGAGCGCGCTTCAACCCGTGCATGGGGTCAA AGCCTTGACGTTAATACTAGTGATCCTGGCTCACTCAGTTGTGGCCTACCACGGCGCGTATCTTTATAACCCTCAGTACTTCGAAAAG GTGGGTCCCCAAGCTCCGGCAGCCTTCATGCAGAACGGCACCTCCATCGTGCAGACCTTCATGCTCATCTCCAGCTTCCTGCTGGCCTACAACCTGCTGCTGCAGTCAGACAACCCGAAGAAGCAGCTCAGCATCACCATGCTGCCACGCTGTCTTATGCATAGGATTGCTAG GATCTCCCCTTTGTACCTGTTCGTGCTGGGCGCGGCGACGTCGTGGTGGGCGCAGGGCGGCGCGGGCCCGCTGTGGCCGCCGCTCATGCTGGCCGAGGTGGCGCGCTGCCGCCACAAGTGGTGGACGCAGGCGCTCTTCCTCGACAACTTCCTGCAGACACATGACAAGTGTCTCATTCATACCTG GTTCCTCACAGTGGACATGCAACTGTACGTGGTGTCAGCGATCCTGACGCTGGTGCTGGGCAGATGGCCGCGCGCCGCGCTGAGGATCCTGCTGGCGCTGACCCTCTGCGTCGTGGTCGCCAACTTCGCCATCATATACAACTGGCAGCTGAAGCCCATGGTGCTGCTCATGACTCCTGA GAACATGAGGACGCTGTTCGTGGGCTCGCGCTCGTTCATCTGGCTGTACACCGCGCCGTGGGACAGCGCGCCTGCAGCGCTGCTCGGCGTCGCGCTCGCCTTCCTCCTCCGCAGTCAGCACAGCGACGGCTACAGGCCGCAGGATAACCTG TGCATCCGCATCCTATACCGCGTGTCGGTGCCGGGGCTGTTCGCGTGGGTGCTGGCGGGGCACAGCATGAAGGCCGTGGCGCACCCGCTGGCGGTGAGCGCGTTCGCTGCGATCGACCGCCCCGTGTTCTCCTGTCTCGTCGCTTGTGCTTTGTATGGTTTCTTCAACAAGATTGATA GGCTCTGGTGGAAGTTCCTGTCGTGGCGCGGCTGGGCGGTGCTGAGCCGCATGTCGCTGTCCATCTACCTGATCCACTGGCTGTTCACCCTGACGCTGCTGGCTCAGCGCACCAACACCACCAGGGCTTCCGCCTTCGATATT GGTGGACACTGGCTGACCACAGTTTTCCTGTCGTACTGTGCAGCGTTGCCCCTGCACTTGCTCATAGAAGTACCAGCGATGAAGTTCCTCCAGTCTATTAGTCCATAA
- the LOC110378684 gene encoding uncharacterized protein LOC110378684, whose product MKTVSTTILVLASVGYSQAFLGPLAVLLPGITSINASPAPTLNIVVQAMNEFINALNSMTEEPTTETDESTLSTELPSSLTGVLASLTENPNSILGALTSSSENPTSTTGTGDQTSSTESPTSTAGQESSSTESPTSTAGLESSSTDAQTTSTDNPNSSTENPTSSSEGPTTATAEPSSTTAKPTSTTVKPTSATADPTSSKKDASSSPPASSTASPSLSSQLADAVNNKPLPEVVVKALNKLGVPIDNTDDVDSLSDAIGFLSLFGI is encoded by the exons ATGAAGACCGTGTCCACGACTATCCTG GTACTAGCCAGTGTTGGCTACTCGCAGGCATTCTTAGGACCCCTGGCTGTTCTGTTACCAGGAATTACGTCAATCAACGCATCGCCAGCCCCAACCTTAAACATAGTAGTACAAGCTATGAATGAATTTATTAATGCATTAAATTCAATGACGGAAGAGCCGACCACTGAAACAGACGAATCGACATTATCGACAGAATTACCAAGTTCATTGACGGGAGTCCTGGCGTCTTTGACTGAAAACCCAAATTCTATATTGGGAGCGCTGACATCATCATCGGAAAACCCGACGTCAACAACGGGAACGGGAGACCAGACTTCATCAACAGAAAGCCCGACTTCAACAGCAGGACAAGAATCTTCATCGACAGAAAGTCCGACTTCGACAGCGGGACTAGAGTCTTCATCAACAGATGCACAGACTACATCAACAGACAATCCGAACTCATCGACAGAAAACCCTACGTCATCGTCGGAAGGACCGACTACAGCTACGGCGGAACCATCTTCAACAACAGCTAAACCAACTTCAACAACAGTTAAACCAACTTCAGCGACGGCAGATCCGACTTCATCTAAGAAAGACGCATCTTCATCACCGCCAGCTTCGAGCACGGCTTCACCTTCGCTGTCCAGTCAATTAGCTGATGCAGTCAATAACAAGCCACTGCCTGAAGTGGTGGTAAAAGCATTAAACAAATTGGGCGTCCCCATCGACAATACTGATGATGTTGATAGTCTCAGTGACGCTATAGGATTCCTCAGTTTATTCGGAATTTAG